The following are from one region of the Paenibacillus sabinae T27 genome:
- a CDS encoding PrkA family serine protein kinase, whose protein sequence is MDIFERIASYRAENERLAWSGTFKEYIELLRKDPTPAKTAHARVYDMIKSHGVEEINGRKRYKFFEQEIFGLDRAIEKLVEEYFHSAARRLDVRKRILLLMGPVSGGKSTLVTLLKRGLEQYSRTIQGAVYAIEGCPMHEEPLHLIPGELRPEIEKELGVRIEGNLCPSCQMRLKNEFGGDIEKVRVVRVLLSEEERVGIGTFSPSDPKSQDIADLTGSIDFSTITEYGSESDPRAYRFDGELNKANRGLMEFQEMLKCDEKFLWNLLSLTQEGNFKAGRFALISADELIVAHTNETEYKAFISNKKNEALQSRMIVMPVPYNLKVSEEEKIYAKLIAQSDMKHVHIAPHALRAAAIFSVLTRLRESKKQGMDLIKKLRMYDGEEVEGYKEADLKEMQNEYLDEGMSGIDPRYVINRISSALIKGDLECMNALDVLRAIKDGLDQHPSITKEERERYLNFISIARKEYDTLAKNEVQKAFVYSFEESAKTLFENYLDNIEAFCNWTKIRDPLTDEELEPDERLMRSIEEQIGISENAKKAFREEILIRISAYSRKGKKFEYSNHDRLREAIEKKLFTDLKDIVKITTSSKTPDESQLKRINEVSRRLIEEHNYCPICANELLRYVGSLLNR, encoded by the coding sequence ATGGACATTTTTGAACGTATAGCATCGTACCGGGCAGAGAACGAGCGTTTGGCATGGAGCGGAACCTTCAAGGAATATATAGAACTGCTAAGAAAAGATCCCACTCCCGCCAAAACAGCACATGCCCGTGTGTATGACATGATCAAATCGCATGGTGTGGAGGAAATTAATGGCCGCAAACGCTACAAGTTTTTCGAGCAGGAGATTTTTGGATTGGACCGGGCCATTGAGAAGCTAGTGGAGGAGTATTTTCATTCGGCTGCGCGGCGGCTGGACGTTCGCAAACGGATTCTGCTGCTGATGGGGCCGGTGAGCGGCGGCAAATCGACGCTGGTTACGCTGTTGAAGCGCGGGCTGGAGCAGTATTCCCGGACGATTCAGGGGGCGGTGTACGCGATTGAAGGCTGCCCGATGCACGAGGAGCCGCTGCATTTGATACCGGGTGAGCTGCGTCCGGAGATTGAGAAGGAGCTCGGGGTGCGCATTGAGGGCAACCTGTGCCCTTCGTGCCAGATGCGGCTGAAAAATGAGTTTGGCGGCGATATTGAAAAAGTGAGGGTCGTGCGGGTGCTTCTGTCCGAAGAAGAGCGCGTCGGCATCGGCACCTTCAGCCCGTCCGACCCGAAATCGCAGGATATCGCCGACCTGACGGGCAGCATCGACTTTTCGACCATCACCGAGTACGGGTCGGAATCCGATCCCCGGGCGTACCGCTTCGACGGCGAGCTGAACAAGGCCAACCGCGGACTGATGGAGTTCCAGGAAATGCTGAAATGCGACGAGAAGTTCCTGTGGAACCTGCTGTCGCTGACGCAGGAGGGCAATTTCAAGGCCGGACGGTTTGCGCTGATCAGCGCCGACGAGCTGATAGTCGCCCATACGAACGAAACGGAGTACAAGGCGTTTATTTCGAATAAAAAGAACGAGGCGCTTCAGTCGCGGATGATTGTCATGCCGGTGCCCTACAATCTGAAGGTCTCGGAAGAGGAGAAGATTTATGCCAAGCTGATCGCCCAGAGCGACATGAAGCATGTGCATATCGCGCCCCACGCGCTGCGAGCCGCCGCGATTTTCTCCGTCCTGACCAGGCTGAGGGAGAGCAAGAAGCAGGGCATGGACCTTATCAAGAAGCTGCGCATGTACGACGGCGAAGAGGTTGAGGGCTACAAGGAAGCCGATCTGAAGGAGATGCAAAATGAATACTTAGACGAAGGCATGTCCGGGATCGATCCCCGGTACGTCATCAACCGTATCTCCAGCGCGCTGATCAAGGGCGATCTGGAATGCATGAACGCGCTTGATGTGCTTCGGGCGATCAAGGACGGGCTGGACCAGCATCCTTCGATTACGAAGGAAGAGCGGGAGCGGTATTTGAACTTCATTTCCATCGCCCGGAAGGAGTACGATACGCTGGCCAAGAACGAAGTGCAGAAGGCGTTCGTCTACTCGTTCGAGGAGTCGGCCAAGACGCTGTTCGAGAACTATCTCGACAACATCGAGGCGTTTTGCAACTGGACCAAAATCCGCGACCCGCTGACCGACGAGGAGCTGGAGCCGGATGAGCGGCTGATGCGTTCCATCGAGGAGCAAATCGGCATCTCCGAAAACGCGAAGAAGGCCTTCCGGGAAGAGATCCTGATCCGGATTTCCGCGTATTCGCGCAAAGGCAAGAAGTTCGAGTACAGCAACCACGACCGTCTTCGGGAGGCGATCGAGAAGAAGCTGTTCACGGATCTGAAGGATATCGTCAAGATCACGACCTCGTCCAAAACGCCGGATGAGAGCCAGCTGAAGCGCATCAACGAGGTGTCCCGCAGGCTGATCGAGGAGCACAACTATTGCCCGATCTGCGCCAACGAGCTGCTACGTTATGTGGGAAGCCTGCTGAACCGGTAA
- a CDS encoding LTA synthase family protein: MKKRLYLLPSILFLLFFAYGRILLYLQKDISVDFISIYAPALKDIGIGILILLFLYALSKVSLIASYVLALVLGIFHLANVEYIYALDHVVNLKDITMASDKEFIAGTLFHVSFPVYSILLMASLLASIFCQRKLPLLPLKTKRYSLFAFAGLLILYLALAVYSSGDWKNGNFVSASIRNSVALLTFNDEDLTDYPPDIERQINTSQQLKEGEYLLGNHTGKKNILMVVMEGIPGAYSPANQEYLNIPNEIKLTSLDKIKAHSLILPNYITHNNQTIRGMYSLVSGDYPKLDASTPKAYEYLQKDPSYREELLPKLLKNRGYNTAFIQGAVLEYMSKGDFMTAAGFDTVIGGESFSNPYVPFGWGPDDKAFFEQSQKYIDELNNKGKPWFATMLTVGTHHPYAVTDDYAKNYPSRKAAAVAYLNEALSGFIDYIDHSSFAKDTLVLFVSDESHGVNDQPFGSNWGIFAAYSPDINGQIINDGVFGQKDILLSLLDYADPELDAYTTGRSVFRKYTEDSPILFASHYNGDVFYSTEKGTVYQVDNSGQLYSLTSENGELFSGKYERTSLSDSAMKKKILTYRNYIDKSSAEDQRIVITKDKEIPLADGSESIITDGQFITLPAESYVDVQVDYAASAMADPDWLVLKFEDYIGHKSVRMIDKQNGSGAITFRFYNKKVVYGYAFNLKTALHSNDYSGADKSIRINRITAEFSKTAPSAAPTATPSPGASAGSSAAPSPTASSGPEHVEVVDMDSGSE, encoded by the coding sequence ATGAAAAAACGTCTTTATCTATTACCCTCGATTCTTTTTTTGCTCTTCTTTGCCTATGGGCGTATTCTCTTGTATCTGCAGAAGGATATCTCCGTGGACTTTATCTCAATCTATGCTCCTGCCTTGAAGGATATCGGCATCGGCATTTTGATTCTGCTTTTTTTATATGCGCTTTCAAAGGTCAGTCTCATCGCTTCGTATGTTCTGGCGCTCGTGCTGGGCATTTTTCATTTGGCGAATGTCGAATATATTTACGCGCTGGACCATGTCGTTAATCTGAAAGATATCACGATGGCTTCGGACAAGGAGTTTATTGCGGGCACGCTGTTTCACGTCAGTTTTCCGGTCTATTCCATCCTGCTGATGGCGTCTCTTCTGGCGTCGATTTTTTGTCAGCGCAAGCTGCCGCTGCTCCCGCTAAAGACCAAACGGTACAGTCTGTTCGCCTTCGCCGGGCTGCTGATTCTCTATCTGGCCCTCGCCGTTTACTCGAGCGGAGATTGGAAGAACGGCAATTTCGTCTCGGCCTCGATCCGCAATTCCGTCGCGCTGCTGACCTTCAACGACGAGGATTTGACCGACTACCCTCCGGATATCGAGCGGCAGATTAACACGTCGCAGCAGCTGAAAGAAGGCGAATATTTGCTTGGCAACCACACGGGCAAGAAGAATATTCTGATGGTCGTCATGGAAGGCATTCCCGGCGCCTATTCGCCCGCGAACCAGGAATATTTGAATATCCCGAACGAAATCAAGCTGACGAGTCTGGATAAAATCAAGGCGCACAGCCTCATTCTCCCCAACTACATTACCCATAACAACCAGACCATAAGAGGGATGTACTCGCTCGTCAGCGGAGATTACCCCAAGCTGGACGCGTCCACGCCGAAGGCTTACGAATATTTGCAAAAAGACCCCAGTTACCGCGAAGAGCTTCTGCCCAAGCTGCTGAAGAACCGCGGCTACAACACGGCGTTTATCCAGGGGGCGGTGCTGGAGTACATGTCCAAGGGCGATTTCATGACGGCGGCGGGCTTCGATACGGTAATCGGCGGGGAGAGCTTCAGCAACCCTTACGTCCCCTTCGGATGGGGACCGGATGATAAAGCCTTTTTCGAGCAATCGCAAAAATATATCGACGAGCTGAACAACAAGGGCAAGCCGTGGTTCGCCACGATGCTGACGGTCGGAACGCATCATCCCTACGCGGTGACGGACGATTACGCGAAGAATTATCCGAGCCGCAAGGCGGCGGCGGTCGCTTATCTGAATGAGGCGCTGTCCGGATTTATCGATTATATTGACCATTCGAGCTTTGCCAAAGACACCCTGGTGCTGTTCGTCTCCGACGAATCGCATGGGGTGAACGACCAGCCTTTCGGGTCGAACTGGGGGATTTTTGCGGCGTATTCACCAGATATCAACGGCCAGATTATCAACGACGGCGTATTCGGGCAGAAGGATATTCTGCTCTCGCTGCTGGATTATGCGGACCCTGAGCTGGATGCCTATACGACGGGCCGGAGCGTGTTCCGCAAATACACGGAAGATTCGCCGATTCTGTTCGCTTCCCACTATAACGGCGATGTTTTTTACTCCACGGAGAAGGGGACCGTGTATCAGGTGGATAACAGCGGGCAGCTGTACAGCCTGACCTCGGAGAACGGGGAGCTGTTCAGTGGGAAGTATGAGAGGACATCCTTGTCCGACAGTGCTATGAAAAAGAAGATCCTCACGTATAGAAATTACATCGACAAGTCGTCGGCAGAGGATCAGCGAATCGTCATCACCAAAGACAAGGAAATCCCGCTTGCGGACGGAAGCGAGTCGATCATTACAGACGGACAGTTCATCACGCTGCCTGCGGAATCGTACGTCGATGTTCAGGTGGATTATGCCGCTTCGGCAATGGCCGACCCCGATTGGCTTGTGCTGAAATTTGAGGATTACATCGGCCACAAAAGTGTGCGCATGATCGACAAGCAGAACGGCAGCGGAGCAATCACGTTCCGGTTCTACAATAAGAAGGTGGTCTACGGGTACGCCTTCAATCTGAAGACCGCCCTTCATTCCAATGATTATTCGGGAGCGGACAAGTCCATCCGAATCAACCGGATCACGGCCGAGTTCTCGAAGACCGCTCCTTCGGCTGCACCGACAGCTACCCCGTCGCCCGGGGCAAGCGCCGGATCGTCTGCCGCTCCGTCGCCGACAGCCAGCTCCGGGCCGGAGCATGTGGAGGTCGTCGACATGGATTCGGGTAGCGAGTAG
- a CDS encoding SpoVR family protein, protein MPSDEIQALEKAIAEITEIASGFGLDFYPMRYEICPADIIYTFGAYGMPTRFGHWSFGKTFHKMKSQYDFGLSKIYELVINSNPCYAFLLDGNSLVQNKLIVAHVLAHCDFFKNNVRFSKSNRNMVESMSATADRIGEYSIKYGTDTVESFIDAVLSIQEHIDPSLIQQGRLGNSRIAEGRLKGRRETAQGLADANPYNDLWGLDDATGGSRQPASGHKPFPTEPEKDLVWFIQQYSASLENWQRDIMTMLHDEMLYFWPQMETKIMNEGWASYWHQRIMRELDLTPEETIEYAKLNSAVVQPSRQSLNPYYLGLKILEDIERRWDRDKIFEVRELDSDISFIRSYLTKELVEDLDLYVFEKKGPEWKITDKAWENVRDQLVQARINGGAPYLVVQDGNFERNGELYIIHRYEGIELDLKYLERTLPHIHTLWGKTVHLETVVEDKKACFSYDGKKVLRKFV, encoded by the coding sequence ATGCCCAGCGACGAGATACAGGCGCTTGAGAAAGCTATAGCCGAGATTACGGAAATCGCCTCCGGCTTTGGCCTGGATTTCTATCCGATGCGCTACGAGATTTGCCCTGCCGATATTATCTATACCTTCGGAGCTTACGGGATGCCGACGCGTTTTGGCCACTGGAGCTTCGGCAAGACGTTTCACAAGATGAAGTCCCAATATGATTTCGGGCTGAGCAAAATATACGAATTGGTCATCAACTCCAATCCGTGCTACGCCTTTCTTCTCGACGGCAACTCGCTGGTCCAGAACAAGCTGATCGTCGCCCATGTGCTCGCGCACTGCGACTTCTTCAAGAACAATGTCCGCTTCTCCAAGTCGAACCGGAATATGGTGGAGAGCATGTCGGCCACAGCCGACCGGATCGGCGAATATTCGATCAAGTACGGGACGGACACGGTCGAGAGTTTCATCGACGCCGTTCTGTCCATCCAGGAGCATATCGACCCTAGCCTGATCCAACAGGGCAGGCTCGGCAATAGCCGGATCGCGGAAGGGCGGCTGAAAGGACGCCGGGAAACGGCGCAGGGTCTTGCCGATGCCAACCCTTACAACGATCTTTGGGGGCTCGATGACGCCACAGGGGGCTCCCGGCAGCCCGCGTCTGGACATAAGCCGTTCCCCACGGAGCCGGAGAAAGATTTGGTCTGGTTCATTCAGCAGTACTCCGCCAGTCTGGAGAACTGGCAGCGCGACATTATGACGATGCTGCATGATGAAATGCTCTACTTCTGGCCGCAGATGGAGACGAAGATAATGAATGAGGGCTGGGCGTCTTACTGGCATCAGCGCATCATGCGGGAGCTGGACCTGACGCCGGAGGAGACCATCGAGTACGCCAAGCTCAACTCTGCGGTGGTGCAGCCCTCCCGCCAGAGCCTGAACCCGTATTATCTGGGACTGAAGATTCTCGAAGATATCGAACGCCGCTGGGACCGGGACAAAATCTTCGAGGTCCGGGAGCTCGACTCCGATATCTCCTTCATCCGCAGCTATCTGACCAAAGAATTGGTCGAGGATCTCGATCTTTATGTCTTCGAGAAGAAAGGCCCGGAATGGAAGATCACCGACAAAGCCTGGGAAAATGTCAGGGACCAGCTGGTGCAGGCCCGCATCAACGGCGGCGCCCCCTATCTCGTCGTGCAGGATGGCAACTTCGAGCGCAACGGCGAGCTATACATCATCCACCGCTATGAAGGCATCGAGCTGGATCTGAAATATCTGGAACGCACGCTGCCTCATATTCACACGCTGTGGGGCAAGACCGTCCATCTGGAGACTGTCGTCGAAGACAAGAAGGCATGCTTCTCCTATGACGGCAAAAAGGTGCTGCGGAAGTTCGTCTAA
- a CDS encoding ATP-binding protein — translation MHRDKLAILKRLIAEEGIYKALYEHHPDCVYVLDLRGRCIGANRSAEQLAAPEEVRGIWSKALLFGSRTEAGRHFVLACAGNTTSFHLKFIQKLGIVASAEVTFIPIANKEDVVGIFAIVRNITAETVAESGGTAPRAAYPELDYEHQDPQSLILDSVTEGIFGLDRDGEIIFINKTAMFMLGYSSEEIIGVHSLSHIHHTRPDGSRYCPKECPILMTVEDGTSRTMNEEIFWRKDGTSFWVNYRVSPIMERGQIDGAVVAFTDITNDREIRRAKESAEQASRAKSEFLAMISHEIRTPMNGMIGMADLLLDSDLGEEQRTYAEILRSSSYSLLNILNDILDFSKIEAGKMPLEPERFGLREMLSVIIDLFTPKAEEKGLALRWWADTSVPETIKADPSRLRQIIVNLVGNALKFTEKGSVTLSVKNILLPESPNYLLEFSVRDTGVGIAEDKLGLLFQSFSQLHPMINRKYGGTGLGLAICKQLVELMGGTIFVESEEGRGSIFRFMLPFVKEEAEVQI, via the coding sequence GTGCATAGGGATAAACTAGCCATATTAAAGCGGTTAATTGCCGAAGAGGGCATATACAAGGCACTGTATGAGCACCATCCGGACTGCGTCTACGTTCTGGATCTTAGAGGGCGCTGCATCGGTGCTAACCGCTCCGCTGAACAGCTGGCTGCACCCGAGGAAGTAAGGGGCATTTGGAGCAAAGCGCTTTTGTTCGGAAGCCGGACGGAAGCCGGGCGTCATTTTGTGCTGGCCTGTGCGGGCAATACAACTTCGTTTCATTTGAAGTTTATTCAAAAATTGGGCATTGTCGCTTCCGCCGAGGTAACATTTATCCCGATTGCAAATAAGGAAGACGTGGTTGGCATATTCGCCATTGTGCGGAACATCACCGCTGAGACGGTGGCGGAGAGCGGCGGGACCGCGCCAAGGGCCGCCTATCCAGAGCTGGACTACGAGCATCAAGACCCGCAGAGCCTGATCCTGGATTCGGTTACGGAAGGGATCTTCGGACTTGACAGGGACGGAGAAATTATCTTCATCAACAAAACCGCGATGTTCATGCTGGGGTACTCCAGTGAGGAAATCATCGGCGTACACAGCCTCTCGCATATCCATCACACCCGGCCTGACGGCTCCCGTTACTGCCCGAAAGAGTGCCCGATTCTTATGACGGTTGAGGACGGGACTTCAAGGACCATGAATGAGGAGATTTTCTGGCGCAAGGACGGCACCAGCTTCTGGGTGAACTACAGAGTGTCGCCCATCATGGAACGCGGCCAGATTGATGGTGCGGTCGTCGCCTTTACCGATATTACGAACGATCGGGAAATTCGCCGGGCGAAGGAGTCTGCCGAGCAGGCCTCCCGGGCGAAATCGGAGTTTCTGGCCATGATCAGCCACGAGATCCGGACCCCGATGAACGGCATGATCGGAATGGCCGATCTGCTGCTGGACAGTGATCTGGGGGAAGAGCAGCGGACGTATGCGGAGATTCTGCGCAGCAGCAGCTACAGTCTGCTGAATATTTTGAACGACATCCTCGATTTCAGCAAAATCGAAGCCGGCAAGATGCCGCTCGAGCCCGAACGGTTCGGCCTCCGGGAGATGCTCTCTGTGATCATCGATTTGTTCACGCCGAAGGCGGAGGAGAAGGGCTTGGCGCTTCGCTGGTGGGCGGATACAAGCGTCCCCGAGACGATTAAGGCCGATCCGAGCCGTCTGCGGCAGATTATCGTCAATCTGGTCGGTAATGCGCTGAAATTCACGGAGAAGGGAAGCGTGACGCTGTCCGTCAAGAACATCCTGCTGCCCGAATCGCCGAACTATCTGCTGGAATTTTCCGTACGGGATACCGGGGTCGGCATCGCCGAGGACAAGCTGGGGCTGCTGTTCCAGTCGTTCTCCCAGCTTCATCCGATGATTAACCGCAAATACGGCGGCACCGGACTGGGGCTGGCGATCTGCAAGCAGCTGGTGGAGCTTATGGGCGGAACGATCTTCGTGGAGAGCGAGGAGGGCCGCGGTTCCATCTTCCGGTTTATGCTGCCCTTTGTCAAAGAAGAGGCGGAAGTTCAAATCTAA
- a CDS encoding DegV family protein gives MPNVKIFTDSTSDMPQGWKETYDIGVIPLYVVFEDTTYRDGVDITPDEVYRKVAAAGALPKTAAPSPADFIHAFAPVIESGDNIVYLSLSSSLSSTYQNARLAAEEFPPGRVQVVDSCTVCGGIALLAVKAAKAALGGSSSGEIVSMLERDRERLNTEFVIDTLDYLYMGGRCSGMQNFIGSLLKIRPVLRMVDGSIVPVSKVRGKKEKAVEQMLSHALSDIERMDKELVIIAHTQAEEDARYLCDALEGAGAEEIAVMEAGCVIGSHCGPRTVGMMYLKNE, from the coding sequence ATGCCCAACGTCAAAATTTTTACCGACAGCACATCCGATATGCCGCAAGGCTGGAAAGAAACCTATGATATCGGCGTTATCCCGCTGTATGTCGTGTTCGAGGATACTACATACAGAGACGGCGTGGATATTACACCGGATGAAGTGTACCGGAAAGTAGCCGCTGCCGGTGCGCTGCCGAAGACAGCCGCCCCTTCGCCTGCCGACTTCATCCATGCCTTTGCGCCCGTAATTGAGAGCGGTGACAATATTGTGTATCTCAGCCTTTCCTCATCGCTTTCCTCCACCTACCAGAACGCGCGGCTTGCCGCAGAGGAATTTCCTCCCGGACGCGTGCAGGTCGTGGATTCCTGCACCGTGTGCGGCGGAATCGCCCTGCTCGCCGTAAAGGCGGCCAAAGCGGCTCTCGGCGGCAGCAGCTCCGGCGAAATCGTCTCCATGCTGGAGCGGGACCGGGAACGGCTCAACACGGAGTTCGTCATTGATACGCTGGATTATTTATATATGGGCGGTCGCTGCTCTGGCATGCAGAATTTTATCGGCAGCCTGCTCAAGATCCGGCCGGTGCTTCGAATGGTCGACGGCTCCATCGTTCCCGTGAGCAAAGTCCGCGGCAAGAAGGAAAAAGCGGTCGAGCAAATGCTCTCCCATGCGCTTTCCGACATCGAACGGATGGACAAGGAGCTGGTGATCATTGCGCATACGCAGGCCGAGGAAGACGCCAGATATTTATGCGACGCGCTGGAAGGCGCAGGCGCGGAGGAAATTGCCGTTATGGAAGCGGGATGCGTAATCGGCAGCCACTGCGGACCTCGTACCGTAGGCATGATGTACCTTAAGAACGAATAA
- a CDS encoding AraC family transcriptional regulator, whose product MEWLNRMRDALDYMEGHMTQPVNMDDIAKAACSSPFHFQRMFNLLTGVTVAEYIRKRRLTLAAQELAMTPIRVLDVALKYGYDSPEAFAKAFRKAHGITPSAAREPGTVLKAFPRLSFHLSLKGDKEMDYRIVHKEAFTVVGKTMKTSSRDGENLRKIPLFWLECNKDGTYDKLLELGGSVHDLLGICADINHEQETLTYWIAVESGEPAPDGYSSTVIPAATWAVFTSVGPMPHAIQSVWARIFQEWFPGTGYEHSGGPEFELYPPGDPASEDYRCEIWIPVLKKS is encoded by the coding sequence ATGGAATGGCTGAACCGCATGAGGGACGCTTTGGACTATATGGAAGGGCATATGACGCAACCGGTGAATATGGATGATATCGCCAAAGCGGCCTGCTCTTCGCCCTTCCACTTTCAGCGGATGTTCAATCTGCTGACCGGAGTGACCGTAGCCGAGTACATCCGCAAGCGGAGGCTGACGCTGGCCGCGCAGGAATTGGCGATGACGCCGATCCGGGTGCTGGACGTTGCGCTCAAATACGGTTACGACTCTCCGGAAGCATTCGCCAAAGCATTCCGCAAGGCGCACGGCATTACGCCCTCGGCGGCGCGAGAGCCGGGGACCGTCCTAAAGGCTTTTCCCCGCCTCTCCTTCCACTTGTCCTTGAAGGGAGACAAAGAAATGGATTACCGTATCGTACACAAAGAAGCGTTTACCGTGGTTGGCAAAACGATGAAGACCTCCTCCCGCGATGGAGAGAATTTGCGGAAAATCCCGCTTTTCTGGCTCGAATGCAACAAGGACGGCACCTATGACAAACTTCTTGAGTTGGGCGGCAGCGTCCATGATCTGCTCGGGATATGCGCCGATATAAATCACGAGCAGGAGACGCTCACTTATTGGATTGCCGTGGAGAGCGGCGAACCCGCCCCGGACGGCTACTCCTCCACCGTCATTCCGGCCGCAACCTGGGCCGTCTTCACCTCCGTTGGCCCCATGCCGCATGCGATTCAGAGTGTGTGGGCAAGGATCTTTCAGGAATGGTTCCCGGGCACCGGCTACGAGCATTCGGGCGGGCCCGAATTCGAGCTGTATCCGCCCGGAGACCCGGCATCGGAAGACTACCGCTGCGAGATATGGATTCCGGTTCTGAAGAAGTCTTAA